The Montipora capricornis isolate CH-2021 chromosome 3, ASM3666992v2, whole genome shotgun sequence genome includes the window AAAATAGCTGCATGGATGATATAAGTTGGAGGTGACATAAAATACTCTGTTCCAGTCTCACAGATATGGTTTGTATTATCTCGTCGACTGTCACAAAGGGGGTGTCACGGTCACCACAGGACCCCCTGGCTATGCCCTTGGACATTCTTTGAAAAAGACACAGTTGATTCAAATCGACAAAAAACCTGACAAAACAAAATGCACATTGATTAAAACTATTCCAATgttttcttaaaaactgtgaGAGTTACCACTGCCCTAAACTTGTATGACTGACCCGTGTGGCTTATATGTTTGCAATTTTACAACTGTTCCAATGCCAGTCCAGGTACTTATGGTGGTGGGGTCACTGAGGTTTTCAAGATCAGTGCGGCGCACGACTTTGCCATCTTTCACTTGAAACATTGGGTAGTTGTTTTTCGCGTCCACGTCAACGAACGGAATGTAGTCGGTCACTTGGCTGGAACTTGGAGTTCTCTCCGGGTGCAGAAATGCTTCCTCTACTTGTTTCACCGAGGCCTGAAAAGCAGCACTAACCACCTCCaaatttcttttactttctttATTCAGTAGCATACCATCGCCGTATGCAATCCACTTATCTCCCCTATTGTTTGTGACTCGCAGGCCATACTTGTTGTCTTTATCGTGCATGTATTTAGTTAGTAAGTGACCAACTTTAGATGGAGTGACTTGGTCGGGTAGTTCACGCCTGGGTGTTCTTAAAATGAAATGTTTCTTTGTCAGAGAAGTTTATCAGATAACGGGACGTTTTCTATGGAGAACATTTgcgaggatttttttttcgcaCCGGACAATATTACTGACATAGCAAGTAAGATGATGCAAGGTATGCGTACATAAGTTGCTGACAAAATTCTTACCTCATATGCCCACTTGCAAAGCTGTCTGTAAGAAAATGACACGCGAATGCATCGATGGAATACGCTTCTTGAAGGATCCgatctttttcttcagatgtTTTGCCTTTGCTTGCATCCCTGGCCTTTTCTATAGCCAGTTCATGGCCAACCAAATAAGCGTCTTTTACTGACGGTACGAAATGATCGTAATTGCTCAGAGCTATATTCATGTATCTGCCGAATTTGATCGGTTTTCCCAGGATCCAAATCCCACCAGTCAAAGTGTCCCACTTTTCGCTTAATGTGTTTCCAAGGTTTTCCAAGGCTTCACTGGGAGGCTTTCCGTCCTTCAGAGCAGCGTCAACAGCATTCCTTTCTTCCTGCATTATTTCTAGTATCTTGTCAACTTCTTTCTTTATGTCCTCGTAAATGGCATGCGCTAAAGTGGAATATGCTGCCATAAAGCGCTCGCGACGACCACGTGCTatgttttcagacttttcaccTTGATCAATGATAGGATGCTCAGGTACGCCATAGAAATCTCCCGATAGTGCAGTGATTTCACCAAAAGAAAGCTGCAATCCGTTGGGCAACGTTAGGTACATAGTTACCTCTTCGCCGATGTGAATGTGTTCTGAGCTAGCAAATTTTTCTACAAAGTGCGTCCGATACATTTCTGACCGATTACAGTTTGACTTGATCAGCAAAATAGACACGTTTGACACctgtaaatttgt containing:
- the LOC138042197 gene encoding uncharacterized protein codes for the protein MYRTHFVEKFASSEHIHIGEEVTMYLTLPNGLQLSFGEITALSGDFYGVPEHPIIDQGEKSENIARGRRERFMAAYSTLAHAIYEDIKKEVDKILEIMQEERNAVDAALKDGKPPSEALENLGNTLSEKWDTLTGGIWILGKPIKFGRYMNIALSNYDHFVPSVKDAYLVGHELAIEKARDASKGKTSEEKDRILQEAYSIDAFACHFLTDSFASGHMRTPRRELPDQVTPSKVGHLLTKYMHDKDNKYGLRVTNNRGDKWIAYGDGMLLNKESKRNLEVVSAAFQASVKQVEEAFLHPERTPSSSQVTDYIPFVDVDAKNNYPMFQVKDGKVVRRTDLENLSDPTTISTWTGIGTVVKLQTYKPHGSVIQV